A genomic stretch from Campylobacter lari subsp. concheus includes:
- the pth gene encoding aminoacyl-tRNA hydrolase: MTLVVGLGNIGEQYAQTRHNVGFMLIDLILKDLQTTMLSNAKFKGELFKSSSTLFLKPSTYMNLSGESVKAVSEYYKCDRIIVIHDDIDLNLGALKFKIGGSSGGHNGLKSIDNLCGNAYERVRIGVGKGQDVISHVLGKFKQEEQESLIKVLEHSKKALLELLNSDIEKIASKYSLKS, translated from the coding sequence ATGACCTTAGTCGTAGGACTTGGTAATATAGGAGAACAATACGCCCAAACCCGTCATAATGTAGGGTTTATGCTAATTGACTTAATTTTGAAAGACTTACAAACAACAATGCTTTCAAATGCTAAATTTAAAGGAGAGCTTTTTAAAAGCTCTTCTACTCTTTTTTTAAAACCTTCCACTTATATGAATTTATCCGGAGAAAGCGTAAAAGCTGTTAGCGAATACTATAAATGTGATAGAATTATTGTAATCCATGATGATATAGATTTAAATTTAGGTGCTTTGAAATTTAAAATAGGTGGATCAAGTGGTGGGCATAATGGACTTAAAAGTATAGATAATCTTTGTGGTAATGCTTATGAGAGAGTACGCATAGGAGTAGGAAAAGGACAAGATGTAATTTCTCATGTTTTGGGGAAATTTAAACAAGAAGAGCAAGAAAGCTTAATTAAGGTTTTAGAACATAGCAAAAAAGCCTTACTTGAGCTTTTAAATTCTGATATAGAAAAAATCGCTTCAAAATATTCTTTAAAAAGTTAA
- the fliF gene encoding flagellar basal-body MS-ring/collar protein FliF: MDYKTILHQVGQLYQNLSLRQRIIIAASIVVVVGFLVFLTLFRSGSTVASEAGYSVLFENANTSDSAMIVTQLEKSGVPYILRNEGTILVPNEQVYKQRLAIASAGLLPKDNKVGFELFDKQEFGATEAEQKVKYQRALEGELARTIESLEPIHSATVHIAFAKDTLFTQQQVPPTASVALTIKEGLKLNKKQIMGIKNLIASSVTKLTPENVKIMDQKGIPLDDEGAFESDLIAAQIKYKRDQEYELEQKIVASIAPFAGGYDRVVAKVSIDYDFSKEESQSEVYDPNTVVRSEQTLEEHREGYKDKEIQGVPGAVSNIGPVEGLDDKGAREVYTKNQTTTNNEISKKITNTTKQFATVKRISAAVVVDGKYKVITDDQGNITNEYIPLSDKEIQAIENLTKGAIGFNLARGDAVEVNNLEFHRTAKVENKVQTFYSRFVEPFIPPVKYVFAAILLFIFYKKVIVPFSQKMLADIKLEEEMEGKDGQIIDEAEDAIEKFNAARRKVEEQLGFGDNFDEDALQYDVLLEKLRAVANEKGEEVALLLQKLVENEAEFGEKDI; this comes from the coding sequence ATGGATTATAAAACTATACTGCACCAAGTAGGTCAACTTTATCAAAACTTAAGTTTAAGACAGCGTATTATCATTGCTGCTTCTATTGTTGTTGTAGTTGGATTTTTAGTATTTTTAACCCTTTTTAGAAGCGGCTCTACAGTAGCTAGTGAGGCTGGATATTCAGTATTGTTTGAAAATGCTAATACTAGTGATTCAGCGATGATAGTAACTCAGCTTGAAAAAAGTGGAGTTCCTTATATTTTGCGTAATGAGGGAACTATTTTAGTACCTAATGAACAAGTATATAAGCAGCGTTTAGCTATTGCTTCTGCAGGGTTATTACCAAAGGATAATAAAGTAGGTTTTGAGCTTTTTGATAAACAAGAATTTGGTGCAACAGAAGCTGAGCAAAAGGTAAAATACCAAAGAGCATTAGAAGGTGAGCTTGCTAGAACGATTGAAAGTTTAGAGCCTATCCATAGTGCCACGGTGCATATTGCTTTTGCTAAAGATACACTTTTTACTCAGCAACAAGTCCCACCAACTGCTTCAGTAGCTTTGACGATAAAAGAAGGCTTAAAGCTTAATAAAAAGCAAATTATGGGGATTAAAAACTTAATTGCTTCTTCAGTAACAAAACTTACCCCTGAAAATGTAAAAATCATGGATCAAAAAGGTATTCCTTTAGATGATGAGGGTGCTTTTGAGAGTGATTTAATCGCTGCTCAAATTAAATATAAAAGAGATCAAGAATATGAATTAGAGCAAAAAATTGTTGCTTCTATTGCTCCATTTGCGGGTGGTTATGATAGAGTAGTAGCAAAGGTTAGTATTGATTATGATTTTTCTAAAGAAGAATCACAAAGTGAAGTATATGATCCAAACACAGTTGTGCGTAGTGAGCAAACTTTAGAAGAACATAGAGAAGGCTATAAAGATAAAGAAATTCAAGGTGTACCAGGTGCTGTTTCAAACATCGGTCCTGTAGAAGGTTTAGATGATAAAGGTGCACGCGAGGTTTACACTAAAAACCAAACTACAACTAATAATGAAATTTCTAAAAAAATCACCAATACCACTAAGCAATTTGCAACTGTCAAAAGAATTTCTGCAGCTGTTGTAGTAGATGGAAAATACAAAGTAATTACTGATGATCAGGGAAATATTACTAATGAATATATTCCTTTGAGTGATAAAGAAATTCAAGCTATTGAAAATCTCACTAAAGGTGCCATAGGTTTTAATCTTGCTAGAGGTGATGCAGTTGAAGTAAATAATTTGGAATTTCATAGAACAGCTAAAGTTGAAAATAAGGTTCAAACTTTCTATTCAAGATTTGTTGAGCCATTTATCCCACCTGTTAAGTATGTCTTTGCTGCGATTTTACTTTTCATCTTTTATAAAAAAGTTATTGTGCCATTTTCACAAAAAATGCTTGCAGATATCAAGCTTGAAGAAGAGATGGAAGGCAAAGACGGGCAAATCATTGATGAGGCTGAAGATGCTATTGAAAAATTCAATGCAGCACGTAGAAAAGTTGAAGAACAACTTGGCTTTGGAGATAATTTTGATGAAGATGCGCTTCAATATGATGTCTTGCTCGAAAAATTAAGAGCAGTAGCTAATGAAAAAGGTGAAGAAGTAGCATTATTGTTACAAAAACTTGTTGAAAATGAAGCTGAATTTGGTGAGAAGGATATCTGA
- the fliH gene encoding flagellar assembly protein FliH: MAKLTNVISPENISAHVVEGYHFKVMSEMSSSEEQKQEETQTINQTSLAQNATQQAVENQTVETTPQAPQPQIQPDFVEDLLKKTDEMSGNIIKLQMQIESQEAEFNNRLNTELEHAKEKFTKEGYEQAQKNFESELEALKEKYLKSVEKLENTVQNLNEFLSKNEKELADTAVIIAKEVIAKELEENSSLIALNLAKELMNELKNATKIELKLSPDDFEYVKSHLEQEQSNIKFSLDDAINKGSILILSDAGNIESNLNNRLQKIKNMVNE; this comes from the coding sequence ATGGCTAAATTAACTAATGTAATTTCACCTGAAAACATTTCTGCTCATGTAGTTGAGGGATATCATTTTAAGGTTATGAGCGAAATGTCTTCTAGTGAAGAGCAAAAACAAGAAGAAACTCAAACTATAAATCAAACTTCTCTGGCTCAAAATGCTACTCAGCAAGCAGTGGAAAATCAAACAGTAGAAACTACCCCACAAGCTCCACAACCACAAATCCAACCTGATTTTGTAGAAGATTTGCTTAAAAAAACTGATGAAATGTCAGGAAATATTATTAAGCTACAAATGCAAATAGAAAGCCAAGAGGCTGAATTTAACAATCGTTTAAATACAGAATTAGAACATGCAAAAGAAAAATTTACCAAAGAAGGTTATGAACAAGCTCAAAAAAATTTTGAAAGTGAATTAGAAGCTTTAAAAGAAAAATACTTAAAAAGTGTAGAAAAACTTGAAAACACAGTGCAAAATTTAAATGAGTTTTTATCTAAAAATGAAAAAGAATTAGCCGATACAGCTGTAATTATCGCAAAAGAAGTGATTGCAAAAGAACTTGAGGAAAATTCCTCACTTATAGCATTAAATTTGGCAAAAGAGCTTATGAATGAGCTTAAAAATGCTACTAAAATAGAATTAAAACTTAGCCCTGATGATTTTGAATATGTAAAATCACATTTAGAACAAGAGCAAAGTAATATCAAATTTAGCCTTGATGATGCGATTAATAAGGGGAGTATTTTAATATTAAGTGATGCAGGCAATATAGAATCAAACCTTAATAATCGTTTGCAAAAAATCAAAAATATGGTTAATGAATGA
- the lysA gene encoding diaminopimelate decarboxylase has protein sequence MDYLKLAKEYSTPFYIYDFDKIKERFTMLKDAFKARKSQIFYAVKANSNLSVLKLLVSLDSGFDCVSAGEIYRALKAGAKNYKIIFSGVGKSADELKYALEQNILYVNLESYEEMLLLEQIAKESQKIARISIRVNPNVDAKTHPYISTGLHENKFGVDIESAKKMYLYAKNSQFLEPVGVHFHIGSQILDVSSIHEASTIVAKLVKELLALKINIKFFDIGGGLGVCYKDEQEPNLYDYAQGILASLQGLDVCIGMEPGRFLVANAGEFVTKVLYEKFNDKKRFVIVDGAMNDLLRPSLYSAYHEIKLLSENKEESLCDIVGGVCESGDFLAKDRKLAKTKAGDLIIVKSTGAYGFSMSSNYNTRNRVCELACENGTVRMIRKRESYEDQIALELDFLKD, from the coding sequence ATGGATTATTTAAAACTAGCAAAAGAATACAGCACACCATTTTATATTTATGATTTTGATAAAATTAAAGAGCGTTTTACAATGTTAAAAGATGCTTTTAAAGCAAGAAAATCACAAATTTTTTATGCAGTTAAAGCAAATTCTAATTTAAGTGTTTTAAAACTTTTAGTTTCTTTAGATAGCGGGTTTGATTGTGTTAGTGCAGGTGAGATTTATAGAGCTTTAAAAGCAGGGGCTAAAAATTATAAAATTATTTTTAGCGGGGTAGGTAAAAGTGCTGATGAGTTAAAATATGCTTTAGAGCAAAACATACTTTATGTAAATTTAGAAAGCTATGAAGAAATGCTTCTTTTGGAACAAATTGCTAAAGAAAGTCAAAAGATAGCTCGTATAAGCATAAGAGTAAATCCAAATGTAGATGCTAAAACACACCCTTATATTTCCACAGGTCTGCATGAAAATAAATTTGGTGTAGATATAGAAAGTGCCAAAAAAATGTATCTTTATGCTAAAAACTCACAATTTTTAGAGCCAGTTGGTGTGCATTTTCACATAGGCTCGCAAATTCTTGATGTAAGTAGTATTCATGAAGCTTCTACGATTGTTGCAAAATTAGTAAAAGAACTTTTGGCTTTAAAAATTAATATTAAATTCTTTGATATAGGTGGTGGCTTAGGGGTTTGTTATAAAGATGAGCAAGAACCAAATTTATACGATTATGCTCAAGGAATTTTAGCAAGTTTACAAGGTCTTGATGTGTGTATAGGTATGGAGCCTGGTAGATTTTTAGTGGCAAATGCAGGTGAGTTTGTTACTAAAGTTTTATATGAAAAATTTAATGATAAAAAGCGTTTTGTGATTGTTGATGGGGCGATGAATGATTTATTACGTCCAAGTTTATATAGTGCTTATCATGAAATCAAGCTTTTGAGCGAAAATAAAGAAGAGAGTCTTTGTGATATTGTTGGTGGGGTTTGTGAGAGTGGAGATTTTTTAGCTAAAGATAGAAAATTAGCTAAAACAAAAGCAGGAGACTTGATCATAGTTAAAAGCACAGGTGCGTATGGTTTTAGTATGAGTAGTAATTATAATACTCGCAATAGAGTATGTGAGCTAGCTTGTGAAAATGGTACAGTAAGAATGATTAGAAAAAGAGAAAGTTATGAGGATCAAATTGCTTTAGAGCTTGATTTTTTAAAGGATTGA
- a CDS encoding 50S ribosomal protein L25/general stress protein Ctc, which translates to MLEGIVRESIGRKAAKALKRDGYLIANIYGKGLENINAAFKVNEFIKEVRKKTTLAFDVKVADKVLNVVVVDYQKDPVTAELKHVDLKVAQKGVISKYMVPVKIVGTAMGLKNKGVLIQSKRRLKVKCTAENLPNYFELDVTKLDVGDALLIRDVVVPEGVTMVDADRVAVVGVEKAR; encoded by the coding sequence ATGTTAGAAGGTATCGTTAGAGAGAGTATCGGTAGAAAAGCTGCTAAAGCTTTAAAAAGAGATGGTTATCTAATCGCAAACATCTACGGAAAAGGATTAGAAAACATCAATGCTGCTTTTAAAGTAAATGAATTTATTAAAGAAGTACGCAAAAAAACTACTTTGGCTTTTGATGTAAAAGTAGCAGATAAAGTATTAAATGTTGTGGTAGTTGATTATCAAAAAGATCCTGTAACTGCAGAATTAAAACACGTAGATTTAAAAGTAGCACAAAAAGGTGTTATTTCTAAATATATGGTTCCTGTAAAAATCGTAGGAACAGCTATGGGTCTTAAAAATAAAGGTGTTTTAATCCAATCAAAAAGAAGATTGAAAGTAAAATGTACAGCTGAAAACTTACCAAATTATTTTGAATTAGATGTAACTAAACTTGATGTTGGTGATGCACTTTTAATCCGCGATGTAGTTGTGCCTGAGGGTGTAACTATGGTTGACGCTGATAGAGTGGCTGTAGTTGGCGTAGAAAAAGCAAGATAA
- the fliG gene encoding flagellar motor switch protein FliG, which produces MIKLSEEQKMVYDDLSMPEKVAIFLIQLGEDVTTVLFSHMDINVITEISRYIALAKNVDKPVATAVLEEFYTLLQSNQYLKSGGLEYAKEILFRTFGPEIANKILEKLTKSMENNQNFAYLSQIKPQQLADFIIKEHPQTIALILAHMDTTQAAETLEYFSDELRAEVVIRMANLGDISPSIIKRVSAVLESKLESLTSYKVEVGGPRAVAEVLNRLGQKASKTTLSYIEQSDEKLATTIKDLMFTFDDISQLSTNAIREVLKAADKRDLMIGLKGASEDLKQKFMANMSTRAAEAFVEEMGFLGAVRVKDVEEAQRKVVEVVQKLAEQGLIQVGEADEMIE; this is translated from the coding sequence ATGATAAAGCTTAGTGAAGAACAAAAAATGGTCTATGATGACCTTTCTATGCCAGAAAAGGTCGCAATTTTTTTAATCCAGCTTGGAGAAGATGTAACGACGGTTTTATTTTCTCATATGGATATTAATGTCATCACTGAAATTTCTCGCTATATTGCTTTAGCAAAAAATGTTGACAAACCAGTTGCTACTGCGGTGCTTGAGGAATTTTATACTTTATTACAATCAAACCAATATCTAAAAAGCGGCGGTTTGGAATATGCGAAAGAAATTTTATTTAGAACTTTTGGTCCTGAAATTGCCAATAAAATTTTGGAAAAACTTACCAAAAGTATGGAAAATAACCAAAATTTTGCTTATCTTTCTCAAATCAAACCACAACAGCTTGCTGACTTTATCATTAAAGAACACCCTCAAACCATAGCTTTGATTTTAGCTCATATGGATACTACTCAAGCTGCTGAAACTTTGGAGTATTTTAGCGATGAGTTAAGAGCTGAGGTTGTAATAAGAATGGCAAATCTTGGGGATATTTCACCTTCAATTATCAAAAGAGTATCTGCTGTGCTTGAAAGTAAACTTGAAAGTCTTACTTCTTATAAAGTTGAAGTGGGTGGTCCAAGAGCGGTTGCTGAAGTGCTTAATCGCTTGGGTCAAAAAGCATCCAAAACAACACTTTCTTATATTGAGCAAAGTGATGAAAAACTTGCTACAACCATTAAAGATTTAATGTTTACTTTTGATGATATTTCTCAGCTTAGTACTAATGCGATTAGAGAAGTTTTAAAAGCTGCTGATAAACGCGATTTGATGATAGGTTTAAAGGGTGCAAGCGAGGATTTAAAACAAAAATTTATGGCAAATATGTCAACGCGTGCTGCTGAAGCTTTTGTAGAAGAAATGGGCTTTTTGGGTGCTGTACGTGTAAAAGATGTTGAAGAGGCTCAAAGAAAAGTTGTAGAAGTGGTGCAAAAACTTGCAGAACAAGGTCTTATCCAAGTGGGTGAGGCTGATGAGATGATAGAGTAA
- a CDS encoding chorismate mutase / prephenate dehydratase, which yields MKEIEKLRNKIDTIDDKILALLNERMLHVKDIGVIKQNLGGSIYRPERERAIINRLKNYNHGLLDQNAIEAIYQEIFAVSRNLEMPQSIAYLGPEGSYTHQVARTRFGAMSRYTPLANIEDVFKELAHKEAKYGVVPIENNTAGAVGVTLDCLGKYEDVKIFAEIYMDIHHSFVSMSENLKDIKRIYSHPQGYNQCRNFLESHDLSEVEFVASKSTAHAAYLASQDVTSAAICSKIAAKLYNVPILFETIEDNLANRTRFLILSDIKIPQMPHCKTSILALAAHKPGGLSDLLYEFKKEGINLTKLESRPIKTREFVHSFYIDFEGHIDDENVQRVLKKADHIKWLGSYLSGESNEI from the coding sequence ATGAAAGAGATAGAAAAATTACGCAATAAAATCGATACTATCGATGATAAAATTTTGGCTTTGCTTAATGAAAGAATGCTTCATGTTAAAGATATAGGAGTTATTAAGCAAAATTTAGGTGGAAGTATTTATAGACCTGAGCGTGAAAGAGCTATTATAAATAGACTTAAAAATTATAATCATGGCTTATTAGATCAAAATGCAATCGAAGCAATTTATCAAGAAATCTTTGCCGTATCAAGAAATTTAGAAATGCCCCAAAGCATAGCTTATTTAGGTCCTGAGGGAAGCTATACTCATCAAGTAGCAAGAACGCGTTTTGGTGCTATGAGTCGTTATACCCCACTTGCAAATATAGAAGATGTTTTTAAAGAATTAGCTCATAAAGAGGCAAAATATGGAGTAGTGCCTATAGAAAATAATACAGCAGGTGCAGTGGGTGTGACGCTTGATTGTCTTGGAAAATACGAAGATGTAAAGATTTTTGCTGAAATTTATATGGATATTCATCATTCTTTTGTAAGTATGAGTGAAAATTTAAAAGATATTAAACGTATATATTCTCATCCACAAGGTTATAATCAATGTAGAAATTTTTTAGAAAGTCATGATTTAAGTGAAGTTGAATTTGTAGCAAGTAAATCCACAGCTCATGCAGCTTACTTAGCTTCGCAAGATGTTACTTCAGCTGCAATTTGCTCTAAGATTGCAGCAAAACTTTATAATGTACCTATATTATTTGAAACGATTGAGGATAATTTGGCAAATCGTACTAGGTTTTTGATTTTAAGTGATATAAAAATACCTCAAATGCCCCATTGTAAAACTTCCATCTTGGCGCTTGCTGCACATAAACCAGGTGGACTTAGTGATTTATTATATGAGTTTAAGAAAGAGGGGATAAATTTAACAAAACTCGAATCACGCCCTATAAAAACAAGAGAATTTGTGCATAGTTTTTATATAGATTTTGAAGGACATATTGATGATGAAAATGTCCAAAGAGTATTAAAAAAAGCTGATCATATAAAATGGCTTGGATCATATTTATCAGGAGAAAGTAATGAAATTTAA
- a CDS encoding LptF/LptG family permease: MSIFFRYISSLYLKSFFILFFSLTFFFVAIDFLLNFNRLPKSANLELLYIFFLTCSAASYILPLAIVLALVLCIFNMIRSNEFVSLYALGLSKNQVIFYPFLWAMFFCCVYVGLNFSSFAYADEYKSNILKRGVMDREGGEVLIKYNDKFIYIQKTNSQTLYNVKIFDVKNLDIQSIIHAKTAKFNGDSWDLNDAKSTNVPQNLIVSKEGLSIEEFKNIKGLEDFSPKILERISLVESNPSYSILDALESMVIFAKQNISTNTLRTSLYSLVLTPFFAPFLMLIVYYYFPLTARFFNLALLAFVFFVCILLVWGLLFLLTRLSENEILLPELGIMLPVFILMSIGSFYYFKHK; encoded by the coding sequence ATGAGTATATTTTTTCGCTATATTTCATCTTTGTATTTAAAATCATTTTTTATTTTATTTTTTTCTTTGACTTTTTTCTTTGTAGCGATTGATTTTTTGCTCAATTTCAATAGACTGCCAAAAAGTGCAAATTTAGAGCTTTTGTATATATTTTTCTTAACATGCTCAGCAGCTTCTTATATACTACCTTTAGCTATAGTCCTTGCTTTGGTTTTATGTATTTTTAATATGATACGCTCGAATGAATTTGTTAGCTTATATGCTTTGGGTTTAAGTAAAAATCAAGTGATTTTTTATCCTTTTTTATGGGCTATGTTTTTTTGTTGTGTTTATGTAGGACTTAATTTTAGCTCTTTTGCTTATGCAGATGAATATAAAAGTAATATCCTTAAGCGTGGCGTTATGGATAGAGAGGGCGGGGAAGTTTTGATTAAATATAATGATAAATTTATTTATATACAAAAAACAAATTCTCAAACCCTATATAATGTAAAGATCTTTGATGTAAAAAATTTAGACATTCAAAGTATAATCCATGCAAAAACTGCTAAATTTAATGGAGATTCTTGGGATTTAAATGATGCTAAATCTACTAATGTACCACAAAATTTGATTGTTTCAAAAGAGGGTTTAAGTATAGAAGAATTTAAAAATATTAAAGGTTTAGAAGACTTTTCTCCAAAAATTTTAGAAAGAATTTCTTTGGTAGAGAGTAATCCTTCTTATTCTATTTTAGACGCACTAGAAAGTATGGTGATTTTTGCAAAACAAAATATTTCTACTAATACACTTAGAACAAGTTTATACTCTTTAGTTCTTACACCATTTTTTGCACCATTTTTGATGCTTATTGTGTATTATTATTTTCCTTTAACTGCAAGATTTTTTAATCTCGCGCTTTTAGCTTTTGTATTTTTTGTGTGCATACTTTTGGTTTGGGGTTTGTTGTTTTTATTAACAAGATTGAGTGAAAATGAAATTTTACTTCCAGAGCTTGGTATAATGCTACCAGTATTTATTTTAATGAGTATAGGAAGTTTTTATTATTTTAAACACAAATAA
- the hisC gene encoding histidinol-phosphate transaminase, producing the protein MKFNPFLEAIKTYESGKDMDLIAKEYGLKEVIKLASNENPYGTSKKAKEAIINNAHLAHLYPDDTMSELKQALAQKYDILKENLIIGSGSDQIIEYIVHAKLDHSKAYLQCGVSFAMYEIYAKQLGVKVYKTPSLTHDLNELYELYQKHKNEIKVIFLCLPNNPLGECLDASLVFEFLEKIDEDCLVAIDGAYNEFASFKDSKKHINPKELIHKFQNAVYLGTFSKLYGLGGMRVGYGIACKEIINAFYKLRAPFNVTNLSLKAAVAALDDDEFVQKTLENNFSQMKLYEDFAKNYQIRYIPSYTNFITYFFDEKNSTDLSEKLLKNGIIIRNLQSYGLNAVRISIGTEYENSRFFEEFSKNF; encoded by the coding sequence ATGAAATTTAATCCTTTTTTAGAAGCTATTAAAACTTATGAAAGTGGCAAGGATATGGATTTAATTGCTAAAGAATATGGTTTAAAAGAAGTTATTAAACTAGCGAGTAATGAAAATCCTTATGGCACAAGTAAAAAAGCTAAAGAAGCTATTATAAATAATGCACATTTAGCTCATTTGTATCCTGATGATACTATGAGTGAATTAAAACAAGCTCTAGCGCAAAAATATGATATTTTAAAAGAAAATCTCATCATAGGTAGTGGGAGTGATCAAATTATAGAATATATAGTACATGCAAAACTTGATCATTCTAAGGCTTATTTGCAATGTGGGGTTAGCTTTGCTATGTATGAAATTTATGCAAAACAACTAGGAGTTAAGGTTTATAAAACCCCAAGCTTAACCCATGATTTAAATGAGTTGTATGAGTTATATCAAAAGCATAAAAATGAAATCAAAGTAATTTTTTTATGCTTACCCAATAATCCTTTAGGTGAGTGTTTGGACGCAAGTTTAGTTTTTGAGTTTTTAGAAAAAATTGATGAGGATTGTTTGGTAGCCATTGATGGAGCTTATAATGAATTTGCTTCATTTAAAGATAGCAAAAAACATATCAATCCTAAGGAATTAATCCATAAATTTCAAAATGCAGTATATCTAGGAACCTTTTCTAAGCTTTATGGTTTGGGTGGTATGAGAGTGGGTTATGGTATAGCTTGCAAGGAAATTATCAATGCATTTTATAAATTAAGAGCACCTTTTAATGTGACTAATTTGAGTTTAAAAGCTGCTGTTGCTGCGTTAGATGATGATGAGTTTGTGCAAAAAACTTTGGAAAATAATTTTTCGCAAATGAAACTTTATGAAGATTTTGCTAAAAATTATCAAATTCGATACATTCCAAGCTATACAAATTTTATTACCTATTTTTTTGATGAAAAAAATAGCACAGATTTATCTGAAAAACTGCTTAAAAACGGTATAATAATAAGAAATTTACAAAGTTATGGTTTAAATGCTGTGCGTATAAGTATAGGTACAGAGTATGAAAATTCAAGGTTTTTTGAAGAGTTTTCTAAAAATTTTTAG
- a CDS encoding HAD-IIA family hydrolase: MLFLDVQGTLISDYDKSPINGALELIKSLNKEKIPYVIITNNTKRLDFLNYLQNLGFEINEKVYIDPFCVLKNHLKPCKIAAFGAKEFLDSLQELGYELDYKDPKAFLLASYDDFKFQDFASMIEYLKNGVQAIAMHESSIYKKSSRLYPGVGSIMSMLKNACEFDYKVIGKPSKAFYESALNLLKQQDCNVSFEKTLIISDDFKGDLLGACELGMQTALVLSGKISNTQGLDTTKLNFVYDSIKDYYISRFK, from the coding sequence ATGTTATTTTTAGATGTGCAAGGGACTTTGATTTCAGATTATGATAAAAGTCCTATAAATGGTGCTTTAGAACTCATTAAATCTTTAAATAAAGAAAAAATTCCTTATGTGATTATCACTAATAACACCAAAAGATTAGATTTTCTAAATTATTTGCAAAATTTGGGTTTTGAAATTAATGAAAAAGTTTATATTGATCCTTTTTGTGTTTTAAAAAATCATTTAAAACCTTGTAAAATAGCAGCTTTTGGAGCAAAAGAATTTTTAGATTCACTTCAAGAGTTAGGTTATGAGCTTGATTATAAAGATCCAAAAGCATTTTTACTAGCAAGTTATGATGATTTTAAATTTCAAGATTTTGCTAGTATGATAGAGTATCTTAAAAATGGTGTGCAAGCTATAGCAATGCATGAAAGTAGTATTTACAAGAAAAGCTCAAGGCTTTATCCAGGTGTTGGAAGTATCATGTCTATGCTTAAAAATGCATGCGAGTTTGATTATAAAGTCATAGGAAAACCTAGTAAGGCTTTTTATGAAAGTGCTTTAAATTTATTAAAACAGCAAGATTGCAATGTAAGTTTTGAAAAGACTTTGATTATTAGTGATGATTTTAAAGGTGATTTGCTTGGTGCTTGTGAGCTTGGCATGCAAACAGCCTTAGTTTTAAGCGGTAAAATTTCTAACACTCAAGGTCTTGATACAACTAAACTTAATTTTGTATATGATAGTATTAAGGATTACTATATATCGAGGTTTAAATGA